From Apis cerana isolate GH-2021 linkage group LG10, AcerK_1.0, whole genome shotgun sequence, one genomic window encodes:
- the LOC107993014 gene encoding pseudouridine-5'-phosphatase isoform X2, with product MHTELLYTEAFNRIINLYGKEFTWEHKAKIMGFKSKDVGQALIEMFSLPITVEEFENKITKIYQELFPSANLMPGAEQLLQHLKQNNIPIALATSSNKENFELKTQRWKNIFDLFNHKVLGGSDPDVINGKPAPDIFLIAAKRFIDNPDPSKCLVFEDAPNGVKAAFNAGMQVVMVPDPMLPNHYIENPTLILNSLEEFQPELFGLPPYNR from the exons ATGC aTACAGAATTACTTTACACTGAAGCCTTTAATCGTATTATAAATCTCTACGGGAAAGAATTTACATGGGAACATAAAGCAAAAATTATGGGTTTTAAATCTAAGGATGTTGGACAAGCTTTGATTGAAATGTTTTCTTTACCAATAACAgtagaagaatttgaaaataagataACCAAAATATATCAAGAATTATTTCCCTCTGCAAATCTTATGCCag gTGCTGAACAATTGTTGcaacatttaaaacaaaataatattccaatagCATTAGCTACAAgttcaaataaagaaaattttgaattaaaaactcaaagatggaaaaatatatttgatttgtttAATCATAAAGTTCTTGGTGGTTCTGATCCTGATGTTATTAATGGTAAACCAGCacctgatatttttttaattgctgcAAAACGTTTTATTGACAATCCTGATCCATCAAAG tgtcTTGTATTTGAGGATGCTCCAAATGGTGTAAAAGCTGCATTTAATGCTGGGATGCAAGTTGTTATGGTTCCAGATCCAATGTTACCAAatcattatattgaaaatccaACATTAATACTAAATAGTCTTGAAGAATTTCAACCTGAACTATTTGGTTTACCAccatataatagataa
- the LOC107993014 gene encoding pseudouridine-5'-phosphatase isoform X1, which yields MSQNQYKNVTHCIFDMDGLLLNTELLYTEAFNRIINLYGKEFTWEHKAKIMGFKSKDVGQALIEMFSLPITVEEFENKITKIYQELFPSANLMPGAEQLLQHLKQNNIPIALATSSNKENFELKTQRWKNIFDLFNHKVLGGSDPDVINGKPAPDIFLIAAKRFIDNPDPSKCLVFEDAPNGVKAAFNAGMQVVMVPDPMLPNHYIENPTLILNSLEEFQPELFGLPPYNR from the exons ATGTcgcaaaatcaatataaaaatgttacacATTGTATTTTTGATATGGATGGGTTATTGCTCA aTACAGAATTACTTTACACTGAAGCCTTTAATCGTATTATAAATCTCTACGGGAAAGAATTTACATGGGAACATAAAGCAAAAATTATGGGTTTTAAATCTAAGGATGTTGGACAAGCTTTGATTGAAATGTTTTCTTTACCAATAACAgtagaagaatttgaaaataagataACCAAAATATATCAAGAATTATTTCCCTCTGCAAATCTTATGCCag gTGCTGAACAATTGTTGcaacatttaaaacaaaataatattccaatagCATTAGCTACAAgttcaaataaagaaaattttgaattaaaaactcaaagatggaaaaatatatttgatttgtttAATCATAAAGTTCTTGGTGGTTCTGATCCTGATGTTATTAATGGTAAACCAGCacctgatatttttttaattgctgcAAAACGTTTTATTGACAATCCTGATCCATCAAAG tgtcTTGTATTTGAGGATGCTCCAAATGGTGTAAAAGCTGCATTTAATGCTGGGATGCAAGTTGTTATGGTTCCAGATCCAATGTTACCAAatcattatattgaaaatccaACATTAATACTAAATAGTCTTGAAGAATTTCAACCTGAACTATTTGGTTTACCAccatataatagataa
- the LOC107993040 gene encoding protein disulfide-isomerase A6 homolog, which translates to MQEFLGILLLISGAHCLYSNSDVVNLKPNNFDNLVLNSDNIWVVEFFAPWCGHCQMLTPEYNKAATALKGIVKVGAINADEHKSLGAKYGIQGFPTIKIFGIDNKPEDYNGPRTAAGIVDAALNGAGQKARRILGGKRSTGDFKSKDSKDVIELTDDNFDNIVMNSDDMWLIEFYAPWCGHCKNLAPIWASAATELKGKVKLGAIDATANRVKASQYEIKGYPTIKYFAPGKKSTDFVQEYDGGRTSSDIVNWALEKLAENVPAPEVLQIINEKGLREVCENKPLCVISVLPHILDCQSECRNGYLKILNELGEKYKQKMWGWVWAEAGAQPHIEEALEIGGFGYPALAAVNIKKMKYSLLKGSFSYDGINEFLRDLSYGRGGTAPLKGAQLPTILETKSWDGKDAELPQEEEIDLSDIDLDEKDEL; encoded by the exons ATGCAAGAATTTTtag gtATTTTGCTATTAATTTCTGGAGCTCATTGTTTGTACTCCAATTCGGATGTCGTAAATCTAAAACCaaacaattttgataatttagtACTAAATAGTGATAATATATGGGTTGTGGAATTTTTTGCACCATGGTGTGGACATTGTCAAATGTTGACACCTGAATATAACAAAGCTGCAACtgcattaaaa ggTATTGTAAAAGTTGGTGCAATAAATGCAGATGAACATAAATCTCTTGGAGCAAAATATGGAATACAAGGTTTTCCTACGATTAAGATTTTTGGTATTGATAATAAACCAGAAGATTATAATGGACCAAGAACTGCAGCAGGAATAGTTGATGCTGCTTTAAATGGAGCTGGTCAAAAAGCACGTAGAATTttaggaggaaaaagaagtacTGGAGATTTTaag TCTAAAGATTCCAAAGATGTAATTGAATTAACagatgataattttgataatatagtaATGAATTCAGATGATATGtggttaattgaattttatgcaCCATGGTGTGgtcattgtaaaaatttagcTCCTATTTGGGCATCTGCAGCAACAGAGCTTAAAGGTAAAGTTAAATTAGGAGCAATTGATGCTACTGCAAATAGAGTAAAA GCTAgccaatatgaaataaaaggatatcctactattaaatattttgcaccTGGCAAAAAATCTACTGATTTTGTGCAAGAATATGATGGTGGTCGCACAAGTAGTGATATAGTAAATTGGGCATTAGAGAAATTGGCAGAAAATGTTCCAGCACCAGAAGtacttcaaattataaatgaaaagggTTTAAGAGAAGTATGTGAAAATAAACCGTTATGTGTTATATCCGTTTTACCGCATATTTTAGATTGTCAATCAGAATGCAGAaatggatatttaaaaatattaaatgaacttggagaaaaatataaacaaaaaatgtgGGG TTGGGTTTGGGCTGAAGCTGGTGCTCAACCTCATATTGAGGAAGCGTTAGAAATTGGAGGTTTTGGTTATCCAGCATTAGCAGctgtaaatataaagaaaatgaaatattctttattaaaggGTAGTTTTTCATATGATGGTATAAATGAATTCTTACGAGATTTAAGTTATGGACGAGGAGGTACAGCTCCTTTAAAAGGAGCTCAATTACCAACAATTCTTGAAACTAAATCGTGGGATGGTAAAGATGCCGAACTTccacaagaagaagaaatcgatCTTAGTGACATAGATCTTGATGAAAAGGACGaactgtaa